Proteins encoded in a region of the Pseudomonas sp. PDNC002 genome:
- a CDS encoding DUF6160 family protein — MSRLFLYSATLAALSYLPLAYAELEALDNDRLGAVTGQDGISIRADVLAHMDSVAWNDEGGSVSLRNVFIDNGCVSASDCPDGRGGSLPYGPTQLGLSLPIFGIEQPTLQVDVTQNASGQQQLALTLPDLTTINQQLNASGLPAQTIRLRVIGDVYVGSGRLGTIEIRDIQDISGTIKVWGH; from the coding sequence ATGTCCCGCCTCTTCCTCTATTCCGCAACGCTCGCGGCACTGTCCTACCTGCCACTGGCCTACGCCGAGCTCGAAGCCCTGGATAACGATCGCCTGGGCGCCGTCACCGGACAGGATGGCATCAGCATCCGCGCCGACGTGCTGGCACACATGGATAGCGTCGCCTGGAACGATGAGGGCGGCAGCGTCTCCCTGCGCAACGTATTCATCGACAACGGTTGCGTCAGCGCCAGCGACTGCCCGGACGGCCGCGGTGGCAGCCTGCCCTATGGCCCGACACAACTGGGCCTGAGCCTGCCGATCTTCGGCATCGAGCAACCGACCCTGCAGGTGGACGTGACGCAGAACGCCAGCGGCCAGCAGCAACTCGCCCTGACCCTGCCCGATCTCACCACCATCAACCAGCAGCTCAACGCCAGCGGCCTGCCGGCACAGACCATCCGCCTGCGCGTGATCGGCGACGTCTATGTGGGCAGCGGGCGGCTGGGCACCATCGAAATCCGCGACATCCAGGACATCAGCGGGACCATCAAGGTCTGGGGGCACTGA
- a CDS encoding DUF4399 domain-containing protein, whose product MRTLLPCLGLAALLAGTSAVAADIPRTPAPEGAKVYFIEPADGATVDKTFTVKFGLKGMGVAPAGVDSPATGHHHLLIDLKEQPAMNMPLPMTDQIKHFGKGQTETQVTLPPGKHTLQLLVGDKNHVPFDPPVESQQITVNVK is encoded by the coding sequence ATGAGAACCCTGCTGCCTTGCCTCGGCCTTGCCGCGCTGCTCGCCGGCACTTCCGCCGTTGCCGCCGATATCCCGCGCACCCCGGCTCCGGAAGGCGCGAAGGTGTACTTCATCGAGCCGGCCGACGGTGCCACGGTGGACAAGACCTTCACCGTCAAATTCGGCCTCAAGGGCATGGGCGTCGCGCCGGCGGGCGTGGATTCCCCGGCCACCGGCCACCACCACCTGCTGATCGACCTCAAGGAGCAGCCGGCGATGAATATGCCGCTGCCGATGACCGACCAGATCAAGCACTTCGGCAAGGGCCAGACCGAGACCCAGGTGACCCTGCCACCGGGCAAGCACACCCTGCAGCTGCTGGTGGGCGACAAGAACCACGTGCCGTTCGACCCGCCGGTGGAGTCGCAGCAGATCACCGTCAATGTGAAGTGA
- a CDS encoding DUF523 domain-containing protein, giving the protein MQKVLVSRCLLGHRVRYDGGAHGPFDLLSRWQAQGRVVALCPEVAGGLPTPRAPAEIPGGQGMAVLERVRPVMTVEGEDVSDAFLLGAEEAMALVRRHDIRLAVLKARSPSCGNRENYDGSFSGQKVAGEGVTAAALKRMGVLVFSEEELDAAAVCLAGLEAGG; this is encoded by the coding sequence ATGCAGAAGGTTCTCGTCAGCCGCTGCCTGCTTGGCCATCGCGTCCGCTATGACGGCGGCGCGCACGGGCCGTTCGACCTGCTGTCCCGCTGGCAGGCCCAGGGGCGCGTGGTCGCGTTGTGTCCGGAAGTGGCCGGCGGCCTGCCGACGCCCCGCGCCCCGGCGGAGATTCCCGGTGGCCAGGGCATGGCCGTGCTGGAGCGTGTGCGTCCGGTGATGACGGTGGAGGGCGAGGATGTCAGCGACGCCTTCCTGCTCGGTGCAGAAGAGGCCATGGCGCTGGTGCGCCGCCACGATATACGCCTGGCGGTGCTCAAGGCGCGCAGCCCTTCCTGTGGCAACCGCGAGAATTACGACGGCAGCTTCAGCGGCCAGAAGGTCGCCGGCGAAGGCGTCACCGCCGCCGCGCTGAAGCGCATGGGCGTGCTGGTGTTCAGCGAAGAAGAGCTGGATGCCGCCGCCGTCTGCCTGGCCGGGCTGGAAGCCGGAGGCTAG
- a CDS encoding DUF6436 domain-containing protein: MPTRRKSLITWLIAALCLGALLATYWWYENRFIRPFTHQPQLFSGDHLMLPAQLAGPGKIRLVHFWDPACPCNVGNQQHLAELIQRFGPQGVEFFAVQKAGTRGHLPDTLKSMRTLDGLPGAELLPASPAVAIWNAQGQLAYVGPYSEGAVCTSGNSFIEPILDALVQGRQVNATHTLAVGCYCPWDNAQH, translated from the coding sequence ATGCCCACCCGCCGCAAGTCGCTCATCACCTGGCTGATCGCCGCACTCTGCCTCGGCGCGCTGCTGGCCACCTACTGGTGGTACGAGAACCGCTTCATCCGCCCGTTCACCCACCAGCCGCAGCTGTTTTCCGGCGACCACCTGATGCTGCCCGCGCAACTGGCCGGCCCCGGCAAGATCCGCCTGGTGCACTTCTGGGACCCGGCCTGCCCGTGCAACGTCGGCAACCAGCAGCACCTGGCCGAGCTGATCCAGCGCTTCGGCCCGCAGGGCGTGGAGTTCTTCGCGGTACAGAAAGCCGGGACGCGCGGCCATCTGCCCGACACGCTGAAGTCGATGCGCACACTCGATGGCCTGCCCGGCGCCGAACTATTGCCCGCCAGTCCCGCCGTGGCGATCTGGAATGCCCAGGGTCAACTGGCCTACGTCGGCCCCTACAGCGAAGGCGCCGTGTGCACCTCGGGCAACAGCTTCATCGAGCCGATCCTCGATGCCCTGGTCCAGGGCCGCCAGGTGAACGCCACCCATACGCTGGCGGTGGGCTGCTATTGCCCGTGGGACAATGCTCAACACTGA
- a CDS encoding transcriptional regulator, which yields MRFQPALAFCAVLCTGLALPLAVHADDTPSSSQLMEQHKQAINNRIADIDYKRKRIVEANMKLTPQETEKFWPIYNSYRTEADKLSKQTLAIIIDYANSYNTGSVGNDEAAKLQKQVLELQDDRQELKEKYLKRIAKEVSPQRALRFLQIEDQLDAMALLEVSREIPLAE from the coding sequence ATGCGTTTTCAACCCGCTCTTGCCTTCTGCGCCGTCCTCTGTACCGGGCTAGCGCTGCCCCTGGCCGTCCACGCGGACGATACCCCCAGCAGCAGCCAGCTCATGGAGCAGCACAAGCAAGCCATCAACAACCGGATCGCCGACATCGACTACAAGCGCAAGCGCATCGTCGAAGCGAACATGAAGCTCACCCCGCAGGAAACCGAGAAGTTCTGGCCGATCTACAACAGCTATCGCACCGAGGCGGACAAGCTGAGCAAGCAGACGCTGGCGATCATCATCGACTACGCCAACAGCTATAACACCGGCTCGGTGGGCAACGACGAGGCGGCCAAGCTGCAGAAGCAGGTGCTGGAGCTGCAGGACGACCGGCAGGAGCTCAAGGAGAAGTACCTCAAGCGCATTGCCAAGGAAGTCTCTCCCCAGCGGGCCCTGCGCTTCCTGCAGATCGAGGACCAGCTCGACGCCATGGCGCTGCTGGAAGTGAGTCGCGAAATCCCCCTCGCCGAGTAG
- a CDS encoding fumarylacetoacetate hydrolase family protein, which yields MSYQHQYVDGTPIHFTLGKVVCVGRNYAEHAKELNNPVPTEPLLFIKPGSCTVSQAGGFAIPEDRGSVHYEAEIAVLIGKPLSRKPSTEEVLDAISGYAPALDLTLRDVQAKLKEKGLPWELAKSFDGAFVLAPFVSSDHFPDPTDIGIRLTIDGEVRQDGNSRDMLNPIVPLIQHICGHFSLQPGDVVSTGTPVGVGPLTSGSEVVLELPGASRFESRVL from the coding sequence ATGAGTTACCAGCATCAGTATGTCGATGGCACCCCGATCCATTTCACCCTGGGCAAGGTGGTGTGTGTCGGCCGCAATTATGCGGAGCACGCCAAGGAGCTGAACAACCCGGTGCCGACCGAGCCGCTGCTGTTCATCAAGCCCGGCTCCTGCACGGTTTCCCAGGCCGGCGGTTTCGCCATTCCCGAGGACCGTGGCTCGGTGCACTACGAGGCGGAAATCGCCGTGCTGATCGGCAAGCCGCTGTCGCGCAAGCCGAGCACCGAGGAAGTGCTGGATGCCATTTCCGGTTACGCCCCGGCCCTGGACCTGACCCTGCGCGACGTGCAGGCCAAGCTGAAGGAAAAGGGCCTGCCGTGGGAGCTGGCCAAGTCCTTCGACGGCGCCTTCGTGCTGGCGCCCTTCGTCAGCTCTGACCACTTCCCGGACCCGACCGACATCGGCATCCGCCTGACCATCGACGGTGAAGTCCGCCAGGATGGCAACAGCCGCGACATGCTCAACCCCATCGTGCCGCTGATCCAGCACATCTGCGGGCACTTCTCGCTGCAGCCGGGCGACGTGGTCTCCACCGGCACGCCGGTCGGCGTCGGCCCGCTCACGAGCGGCAGCGAGGTGGTGCTGGAACTTCCCGGCGCCAGTCGATTCGAAAGCCGCGTGCTTTAA
- a CDS encoding alpha/beta hydrolase produces MPEAFQPDLLRSLLRPLTAATSEGGIALYQHFYGLDLDARHPGLQSRLGTFESGGYRIAAQYWRPVLARGTMLLMHGYYDHMGLYRHVIDWALGMGFAVLACDLPGHGLSEGVAASIGDFAEYQVVLADLLDQAQVLDLPQPWHLCGQSTGGAILLDYLLTGAPRPELGRTILLAPLVRPRAWGWSKLSYQVLRPFVDSIPRRFSENSNDAEFLAFLRDRDPLQPRTLPTAWVGALARWIPRIEAAGHGAQSLLVVQGDADETVDWRYNLKVLEEKFEKIECLLLTGARHHLANESETLRRRYFDFLSERMG; encoded by the coding sequence ATGCCTGAAGCCTTCCAGCCCGATCTGCTGCGCTCGCTGCTGCGACCTCTGACCGCAGCGACGAGTGAGGGTGGTATCGCGCTGTACCAGCATTTCTACGGCCTGGACCTGGATGCACGGCATCCGGGCTTGCAGAGTCGGCTGGGTACTTTCGAGTCCGGCGGCTATCGCATCGCCGCGCAATACTGGCGGCCCGTGCTGGCTCGCGGGACGATGCTGTTGATGCACGGCTACTACGACCACATGGGTCTGTATCGCCACGTGATCGACTGGGCGTTGGGCATGGGCTTCGCGGTGCTGGCCTGCGACCTGCCGGGGCATGGCTTGTCGGAAGGCGTGGCCGCCAGCATCGGCGACTTCGCCGAGTACCAGGTGGTCCTCGCCGACCTGCTCGACCAGGCTCAGGTACTGGACCTGCCGCAACCCTGGCACTTGTGTGGCCAGAGCACTGGCGGGGCAATCCTGCTGGATTACCTGCTCACCGGCGCGCCACGTCCCGAACTGGGCCGCACCATCCTTCTCGCGCCGCTGGTGCGGCCGCGTGCGTGGGGCTGGTCGAAGTTGAGCTACCAGGTGCTCAGGCCTTTCGTGGATTCGATTCCGCGCCGCTTCAGCGAGAACTCCAACGACGCCGAGTTCCTGGCCTTCCTGCGGGACCGCGATCCCTTGCAGCCGCGCACCTTGCCCACGGCCTGGGTCGGCGCGCTGGCGCGCTGGATTCCGCGCATCGAGGCGGCAGGACATGGCGCGCAGAGCCTGTTGGTGGTGCAGGGCGACGCGGACGAGACGGTGGACTGGCGTTACAACTTGAAGGTGCTGGAGGAGAAGTTCGAGAAGATCGAGTGCCTGTTACTGACGGGCGCGCGGCACCACCTGGCGAACGAGAGCGAGACGTTGCGCAGGCGTTACTTCGATTTTCTCAGCGAGCGGATGGGGTAG
- a CDS encoding histone deacetylase family protein — translation MLTIYTDDHRLHHGQHELIGGQFTPCFEKPSRADMVLDRAKAVKLGDIQAPRDFGLDPILRVHSEGFVRFLQHAWRDWLATGRTHDMLPICWPTRRLRQKEPDSIDGRLGYYSLDAGAPITAGTWQAVLSSVNVAMTGQAELAKGARSVFSLCRPPGHHASADFMGGYCFFNNAAIAAQSILDQGANRVAILDVDYHHGNGTQDIFYDRADVLFTSIHGDPRFEYPYFLGYADEKGQGVGEGFNFNYPLASGSDWSVWSLALQAAIRQISAYKPDVLIVSLGVDTYKEDPISQFKLDSPDYLRMGEAIGKLGLPTLFVMEGGYAVEEIGINAINVLQGFESIG, via the coding sequence ATGTTGACGATCTATACCGACGACCATCGCTTGCACCACGGTCAGCACGAGCTGATCGGCGGCCAGTTCACCCCCTGCTTCGAAAAGCCCAGCCGCGCCGACATGGTGCTGGACCGGGCCAAGGCGGTGAAACTGGGCGACATCCAGGCCCCGCGTGATTTCGGCCTGGACCCTATCCTGAGGGTGCACAGCGAAGGCTTCGTGCGATTCCTGCAACATGCCTGGCGTGACTGGCTGGCCACCGGCCGGACCCACGACATGCTGCCGATCTGCTGGCCGACCCGCCGCCTGCGGCAGAAGGAGCCGGACAGCATCGACGGCCGCCTGGGCTACTACAGCCTGGACGCCGGCGCGCCGATCACTGCTGGCACCTGGCAGGCGGTGCTCAGCTCGGTGAACGTGGCGATGACCGGCCAGGCCGAACTGGCCAAGGGCGCGCGCTCGGTGTTCTCGCTCTGCCGCCCGCCGGGCCACCACGCCTCGGCGGATTTCATGGGCGGCTACTGCTTCTTCAACAACGCGGCCATCGCCGCCCAGTCGATCCTCGACCAGGGGGCCAACCGGGTGGCCATCCTCGACGTCGACTACCACCACGGCAACGGCACCCAGGACATCTTCTACGACCGCGCCGACGTGCTGTTCACCTCGATCCACGGTGACCCGCGCTTCGAGTATCCCTACTTCCTCGGCTACGCCGACGAGAAGGGCCAGGGCGTGGGCGAAGGCTTCAACTTCAACTACCCGCTGGCCTCGGGCAGCGACTGGTCGGTGTGGAGCCTGGCGCTGCAGGCGGCGATCCGGCAGATCTCGGCGTACAAGCCGGATGTGCTGATCGTGTCGCTGGGTGTGGACACCTACAAGGAAGACCCGATCTCCCAGTTCAAGCTGGACAGCCCGGATTACCTGCGGATGGGTGAAGCCATCGGCAAGCTGGGCCTGCCGACGCTGTTCGTCATGGAAGGGGGTTACGCGGTGGAAGAAATCGGCATCAATGCGATCAACGTGCTGCAGGGGTTTGAAAGCATCGGTTGA
- a CDS encoding SdiA-regulated domain-containing protein has translation MTMSVLRPRWLLLALLIALVVIGVLTFLFHWDDRARLWLREQDTSAQARAESIWLPGYTAVIQAKPLKGGIEGQETSDLAYNPVTRTLFTVTGKKPLLAELSLTGDVLRVIPLLGMSNPEGVAVLEGGNVAVTDERKNSLTIFHVDPQTRELSTEKLSSFDLGERGKKNKGIEGIAWDPRQKRLLLGQERDPLTLFSLASDGSASLSGALHALPSDQLMMRNVSALSIDPRTGHTLVLSAESHLLLELDEKGEPVSFISLLGGLNGLHDKIPRAEGVAIDEQGTIYMVSEPDLFYVFKREAQPAKD, from the coding sequence ATGACCATGTCCGTCCTTCGTCCTCGCTGGCTGCTGCTGGCCCTGCTGATTGCCCTGGTGGTGATCGGCGTCCTGACCTTCCTCTTCCACTGGGATGACCGCGCACGTCTTTGGCTGCGCGAGCAGGACACCAGTGCCCAGGCCCGCGCCGAGAGTATCTGGTTGCCGGGCTACACGGCGGTGATCCAGGCCAAGCCGCTCAAGGGTGGCATCGAAGGGCAGGAGACGTCGGACCTCGCCTACAACCCGGTCACCCGCACCCTGTTCACCGTCACCGGCAAGAAGCCGTTGCTGGCCGAGCTGTCGCTGACCGGTGACGTGCTGCGGGTGATTCCGCTGCTGGGCATGTCCAACCCCGAAGGCGTCGCGGTGCTCGAGGGCGGCAACGTCGCGGTGACCGATGAGCGCAAGAACTCCCTGACCATCTTCCACGTCGACCCGCAGACCCGCGAGTTGAGTACCGAGAAGCTCTCCAGCTTCGACCTGGGCGAGCGCGGCAAGAAGAACAAGGGCATCGAGGGCATTGCCTGGGACCCGCGGCAGAAGCGCCTGCTGCTGGGCCAGGAGCGTGACCCGCTGACTCTGTTCAGCCTTGCCAGCGACGGCAGCGCCAGCCTGAGCGGCGCGCTCCACGCACTTCCCAGCGACCAGTTGATGATGCGCAACGTCTCGGCGCTGAGCATCGATCCGCGCACCGGCCACACCCTGGTGCTGTCGGCGGAATCGCACCTGCTGCTGGAGCTGGACGAGAAGGGCGAACCGGTCAGCTTCATCAGCTTGCTCGGCGGCCTCAACGGCCTCCACGACAAGATCCCGCGTGCAGAAGGCGTGGCCATCGACGAGCAGGGCACCATCTACATGGTCAGCGAGCCGGACCTGTTCTACGTGTTCAAGCGTGAGGCGCAGCCGGCCAAGGATTGA
- a CDS encoding FAD-binding oxidoreductase: protein MTRDALIESLKPLLDAGKLLTDADSLETYGKDWTKHFAPAPLAIAFPKSTEQVQAIVRWANEHKVALVPSGGRTGLSAAAVAANGEVVVAFDYMNKIVEFNEFDRTAVCQPGVITKQLQTFAEEHGLYYPVDFASSGSSQIGGNIGTNAGGIKVIRYGMTRNWVAGMKVVTGKGDLLELNKDLIKNATGYDLRQLFIGAEGTLGFVVEATMRLERQPKNLTAMVLGTPDFDSIMPVLHAFQSKLDLTAFEFFSDKALAKIMARGDVPPAFETDCPFYALLEFEATTEEVANEALATFEHCVEQGWVLDGVMSQSEQQLQNLWKLREYISETISHWTPYKNDISVTVSKVPAFLKDIDTIVEANYPDFEVVWFGHIGDGNLHLNILKPENLSKDEFFAKCATVNKWVFETVQKYNGSISAEHGVGMTKRDYLGYSRSEAEIGYMKAVKAVFDPNGIMNPGKIFAE, encoded by the coding sequence ATGACCCGCGACGCCCTGATCGAATCGCTCAAGCCCCTGCTGGATGCCGGGAAGCTGCTGACAGACGCCGATTCCCTCGAAACCTATGGCAAGGATTGGACCAAACATTTCGCCCCGGCGCCGCTGGCGATCGCCTTCCCCAAGAGCACCGAGCAGGTTCAGGCCATCGTTCGCTGGGCCAATGAGCACAAGGTCGCGCTGGTCCCCTCGGGCGGCCGTACCGGTCTCTCCGCTGCCGCCGTCGCCGCCAATGGCGAAGTGGTCGTGGCCTTCGACTACATGAATAAGATCGTCGAATTCAACGAATTCGACCGCACCGCGGTTTGCCAGCCGGGCGTGATCACCAAGCAGCTGCAGACCTTCGCCGAAGAGCATGGCCTCTATTACCCGGTGGACTTCGCGTCCTCCGGTTCCAGCCAGATTGGCGGCAACATCGGCACCAATGCCGGCGGGATCAAGGTCATTCGCTACGGCATGACCCGCAACTGGGTGGCCGGCATGAAGGTCGTCACCGGCAAGGGCGACCTGCTGGAGCTGAACAAGGACCTGATCAAGAACGCCACCGGCTACGACCTGCGCCAGCTGTTCATCGGCGCCGAAGGCACCCTGGGCTTCGTGGTCGAGGCGACCATGCGCCTGGAGCGCCAGCCGAAGAACCTCACCGCGATGGTCCTCGGTACTCCGGACTTCGATTCGATCATGCCGGTGCTGCACGCCTTCCAGAGCAAGCTGGACCTGACCGCCTTCGAGTTCTTCTCCGACAAGGCCCTGGCCAAGATCATGGCCCGCGGCGACGTACCGCCGGCCTTCGAGACCGATTGCCCGTTCTACGCGCTGCTGGAATTCGAAGCGACCACCGAGGAAGTGGCCAACGAGGCGCTGGCGACTTTCGAACATTGTGTAGAGCAGGGCTGGGTGCTGGACGGCGTGATGAGCCAGAGCGAGCAGCAGCTGCAGAACCTGTGGAAGCTGCGCGAGTACATCTCCGAGACCATCTCGCACTGGACGCCGTACAAGAACGACATCTCCGTTACCGTCAGCAAGGTCCCGGCCTTCCTCAAGGACATCGACACCATCGTCGAGGCCAACTACCCCGACTTCGAAGTCGTGTGGTTCGGCCACATCGGCGACGGCAACCTGCACCTGAACATCTTGAAGCCCGAGAACCTGAGCAAGGACGAGTTCTTCGCCAAGTGCGCGACCGTCAACAAGTGGGTGTTCGAGACCGTGCAGAAGTACAACGGCTCCATCTCCGCCGAGCACGGCGTGGGCATGACCAAGCGCGATTACCTGGGTTACTCTCGCTCCGAGGCTGAAATCGGCTACATGAAGGCGGTCAAGGCGGTGTTCGACCCGAACGGGATCATGAATCCCGGCAAGATTTTCGCCGAATAA
- a CDS encoding 2OG-Fe(II) oxygenase has translation MHFDAPSPFVQGPLLQRIVDDLADKGWSQQDAFLPDALIAALAQECRARDAAGKLATAAIGRGEGQAVREGIRGDRIQWIEPGQAEACDLYLAALDELRRLINRTLYLGLEDFEGHFALYPPGAFYQKHLDRFRDDDRRSVSAVFYLNRDWPVEQGGALRLYLDDERSLDLAPLGGRLVIFLSGDFPHEVLPASHERLSLTGWFRRRGDAPR, from the coding sequence ATGCATTTCGACGCCCCTTCTCCCTTCGTGCAAGGCCCCCTCCTGCAACGCATCGTTGACGACCTCGCCGACAAGGGCTGGTCGCAGCAGGATGCCTTCCTTCCCGATGCCCTGATCGCCGCGCTGGCGCAGGAGTGTCGTGCCCGCGATGCCGCCGGCAAGCTGGCCACCGCAGCCATCGGTCGGGGTGAAGGACAGGCTGTGCGCGAGGGCATTCGCGGCGACCGCATCCAGTGGATCGAGCCCGGCCAGGCCGAGGCCTGCGACCTCTACCTGGCCGCGCTGGACGAATTGCGGCGGCTCATCAACCGCACGCTGTACCTGGGTCTGGAAGACTTCGAAGGACACTTCGCCCTCTATCCGCCGGGCGCCTTCTATCAGAAACACCTCGACCGTTTCCGCGACGATGACCGTCGCAGCGTGTCGGCGGTGTTCTATCTCAACCGTGATTGGCCGGTGGAGCAGGGCGGCGCGCTACGCCTGTATCTGGACGACGAACGGTCGCTGGATCTGGCGCCGCTGGGTGGGCGACTGGTGATCTTCCTTTCCGGCGACTTCCCCCATGAAGTGCTGCCGGCCAGCCACGAGCGCCTGTCGCTGACCGGCTGGTTCCGCCGTCGGGGCGATGCTCCGCGCTGA
- the serA gene encoding phosphoglycerate dehydrogenase, with amino-acid sequence MSKTSLDKSKIKFLLLEGVHQNAVDTLKAAGYSNIEYLKTALSGDELKEKIADAHFIGIRSRTQLTEEVFDAAKKLIAVGCFCIGTNQVDLNAARERGIAVFNAPYSNTRSVAELVLAEAILLLRGIPEKNASCHRGGWIKSAANSFEIRGKKLGIVGYGSIGTQLSVLAEALGMQVFFYDTVTKLPLGNAQQVGNLHELLGMSDIVSLHVPELPSTQWMIGEKEIRAIKKGGILINAARGTVVELDHLAAAIKDEHLIGAAIDVFPVEPKSNDDEFESPLRGLDRVILTPHIGGSTAEAQANIGLEVAEKLVKYSDNGTSVSSVNFPEVALPSHPGKHRLLHIHENIPGVMSEINKVFADNGINISGQYLQTNDKVGYVVIDVDAEYSDLALEKLQHVNGTIRSRVLF; translated from the coding sequence ATGAGCAAGACTTCTCTCGACAAGAGCAAGATCAAATTCCTTCTCCTTGAAGGCGTGCACCAGAACGCCGTCGACACCCTCAAGGCGGCCGGCTACTCCAACATCGAGTACCTCAAGACCGCGCTGTCCGGTGACGAGCTGAAGGAAAAGATTGCCGATGCACACTTCATCGGTATCCGCTCCCGCACCCAGCTGACCGAAGAAGTCTTCGACGCTGCCAAGAAGCTGATCGCCGTTGGCTGCTTCTGCATCGGCACCAACCAGGTCGACCTGAACGCGGCCCGCGAGCGCGGCATCGCCGTGTTCAACGCGCCCTACTCCAACACCCGTTCGGTCGCCGAACTGGTGCTGGCCGAAGCCATCCTGCTGCTACGCGGCATCCCGGAGAAGAACGCCTCCTGCCACCGTGGCGGCTGGATCAAATCCGCAGCCAACTCCTTCGAGATCCGCGGCAAGAAGCTGGGCATCGTCGGCTACGGCTCGATCGGCACCCAGCTCTCGGTCCTGGCCGAAGCCCTGGGCATGCAGGTGTTCTTCTACGACACCGTGACCAAGCTGCCGCTGGGTAACGCCCAGCAGGTCGGCAACCTGCACGAGCTGCTCGGCATGTCCGACATCGTCTCGCTGCACGTGCCGGAACTGCCGTCCACCCAGTGGATGATCGGTGAGAAGGAAATCCGCGCCATCAAGAAAGGCGGCATCCTGATCAACGCCGCCCGTGGCACCGTGGTCGAGCTGGACCACCTGGCCGCCGCGATCAAGGACGAACACCTGATCGGCGCCGCCATCGACGTATTCCCCGTCGAGCCCAAGTCCAACGACGACGAGTTCGAAAGCCCGCTGCGCGGCCTGGATCGCGTGATCCTGACCCCGCACATCGGTGGCTCCACCGCCGAAGCCCAGGCCAACATCGGTCTGGAAGTGGCCGAGAAGCTGGTCAAGTACAGCGACAACGGCACCTCGGTGTCTTCCGTCAACTTCCCGGAAGTCGCCCTGCCGTCGCACCCGGGCAAGCACCGCCTGCTGCACATCCACGAGAACATTCCGGGTGTGATGAGCGAGATCAACAAGGTGTTCGCCGACAACGGCATCAACATCTCCGGCCAGTACCTGCAGACCAACGACAAGGTCGGCTACGTGGTGATCGACGTCGACGCCGAGTACTCGGACCTGGCGCTGGAGAAGCTGCAGCACGTGAACGGCACCATCCGCAGCCGCGTTCTGTTCTAA
- a CDS encoding NirD/YgiW/YdeI family stress tolerance protein yields the protein MKLRHFPLIAAVGLFSTVTLAAGGYTGPGSDAQPAAAAAGQITTVKQAQAAADDTKVVLEGTITKRISSEHYEFKDATGSIQVEIDHDDWPAGTSVSENTKVRLTGEVDHHKQKPTDIDVDRVEILQ from the coding sequence ATGAAACTCCGTCATTTCCCCCTGATCGCTGCCGTTGGCCTGTTCTCCACCGTTACCCTGGCCGCTGGCGGCTACACCGGTCCGGGCAGCGATGCCCAGCCAGCCGCCGCTGCCGCCGGCCAGATCACCACGGTGAAGCAGGCCCAGGCCGCCGCCGATGACACCAAGGTCGTGCTCGAAGGCACCATCACCAAGCGCATCAGCAGCGAGCACTACGAGTTCAAGGACGCCACCGGCAGCATCCAGGTCGAGATCGACCACGACGACTGGCCGGCGGGCACTTCGGTTTCCGAGAACACCAAGGTGCGCCTGACCGGTGAAGTCGATCACCACAAGCAGAAGCCCACTGACATCGATGTGGATCGCGTGGAAATCCTTCAGTAA